The window CACGCCGAGGTTTCTCCGGGAGAGGTTTTTCCCGATGCCACGCGCTTCGAGGACCAGGGCGATGGGGTACACCTGGCTCTCAAGGATGGCACGCCTGCGGGATATGTCTTTTTGACTAATGATGTAGGTTATTCAGGAAAGCCGATCAAGGTGTTGGTGGGGATGGACCTGGAGGGAAGGATCATTGGCGCGAAGGTGGTGCAACATCACGAGCCGATTCTTCTGGTGGGTATTCCCGAGGAAAAACTGTTTGGTTTCGTGAGTCGCTTCATCGGACGCAACCCCATGGCCGAAAGCCGCGACGGCGGCGGTACGGCAGCGGTGGATGCCATCAGTGGCGCCACGGTGACGGCCATCGTCATTCAGGACGGCATCACCCGTGCCGCCCGGCGGGTGTTGCGCGCGCACGCCTCTTCCGGTGGTCAAGAGCCCATCCGGGAAACCGTCACTCTGGCGCCCCCTCCCTACCAGGCCCGGGATTGGATGACTCTGATGGGGGAGGGGTCGATCCGGCGGTTGACCCTCCTGAATTCGGAGGTCAACGACGCCTTCGCCAAAATGGGGGTGGGCAGCGGCGAACCCTACCTGAAACCGGGAGATCCGACCGCCACCTTCATCGACCTGCACGCAGCCCTTGTGACGCCGGAAATCCTGGGACGCAATCTGTTGGGCGACGCCGAATACGAAAACATGCGCCAATGGTTGCAACCGGACCAGCAGGCCATCCTGGTGATGGCCAACGGTGAATATTCCTTCCGTGGCTCCGGTTTTGTCCGCGGCGCCATCTTTGACCGCATCAAGCTGGTTCAGGACGGGGACAGCACCCTGTTTCGCGACCGGCACTACCGGCGCATGCGCGCCTTGGCTCCGGGGATGCCCGATTTTGCCGAAATCGCCCTGTTCCGCCTCCCCCGTGAGGCAAACTTCGACCCCATCCGCCCCTGGCAACTGGATCTTCTGGCGCTGCGCCCGGTTGGTCCCATCGAGAAGGCTTTTGCCCACTTTACCCTGGACTATGCCTTGCCGGAGGCGTTCCTTCACCGGGAAATTCCACCCGCTTCCCCAGCCACATCCCAGGTTTCAGCCGCTCAAACTGGCGCCGACGATCCCTCGTCGCCCCCCTTGTGGGAACGAATCTGGCGACAACGATTGCCGGACCTGATCATTCTGGGGACGGCCCTGATGGTGCTGACCCTGGTCTTTTTCTTCCAGGAAATAGTGATCCGTTACCCCGTGGGAACGGAACGGCTGCGCATCGCTTTTTGGGTCTTCACTCTGGTGTGGTTGGGTGGATATGCCCAGGCGCAACTGTCCGTGGTCAATGTCTTCACCTTTCTTCATGCCTTCATGACCGGTTTTCGTTGGGATTTTTTCCTGTTGGAACCCCTGATTTTCGTCCTTTGGAGCGCCACCGCCATTTCCATGCTGTTCTGGGGACGGGGCGCCTTCTGTGGCTGGTTGTGTCCTTTCGGAGCGCTGCAAAGCCTGCTCAACCTTTTGGCGCGAAAGGTCGGTATTGTGCAGTTTTCCCTTCCGTTCATCTGGAACGAGCGGTTGTGGGCCATCAAGTACATTCTTTTCCTGGTGTTGCTGGGGGTCTCCTTCCACTCGATGGCCACGGCGGAATATCTGGCCGAGGTCGAACCCTTCAAGACCGTGATGCTGTTGCACTTTCAAAGGGAATGGCCCTTCGTTCTGTGGGCGGTGCTGCTGTTGGTGGCGGGAATTTTCATGGAACGGTTTTTCTGCCGTTACCTGTGTCCTCTGGGGGCCGCCATCGCCATTCCGGGACGGATGCGGTTGTTCGAGTGGCTCAAGCGGCGCAAACAGTGCGGCTTCGAGTGCGGCATCTGCGCCCGGGAGTGCATGACCCAGGCGATCCACCGCAACGGCGCCATCAATCCCAACGAGTGCCATTATTGTCTTCACTGCCAGGTCAATTATCTGGACAAGACGGTTTGTCCCCCCCTTGTTGCCCGTCGCATCCATCGTGGCAAACGAGGGGGACCCTCCGCCGCCGGCAA of the Magnetococcales bacterium genome contains:
- a CDS encoding regulatory protein NosR, giving the protein MNNLYSFLKSPTERSWSPRQGRFFSLRQRRHACRQRSFVLPVFSLLAGFVLALGLLFSPVALAREFSAYHAEVSPGEVFPDATRFEDQGDGVHLALKDGTPAGYVFLTNDVGYSGKPIKVLVGMDLEGRIIGAKVVQHHEPILLVGIPEEKLFGFVSRFIGRNPMAESRDGGGTAAVDAISGATVTAIVIQDGITRAARRVLRAHASSGGQEPIRETVTLAPPPYQARDWMTLMGEGSIRRLTLLNSEVNDAFAKMGVGSGEPYLKPGDPTATFIDLHAALVTPEILGRNLLGDAEYENMRQWLQPDQQAILVMANGEYSFRGSGFVRGAIFDRIKLVQDGDSTLFRDRHYRRMRALAPGMPDFAEIALFRLPREANFDPIRPWQLDLLALRPVGPIEKAFAHFTLDYALPEAFLHREIPPASPATSQVSAAQTGADDPSSPPLWERIWRQRLPDLIILGTALMVLTLVFFFQEIVIRYPVGTERLRIAFWVFTLVWLGGYAQAQLSVVNVFTFLHAFMTGFRWDFFLLEPLIFVLWSATAISMLFWGRGAFCGWLCPFGALQSLLNLLARKVGIVQFSLPFIWNERLWAIKYILFLVLLGVSFHSMATAEYLAEVEPFKTVMLLHFQREWPFVLWAVLLLVAGIFMERFFCRYLCPLGAAIAIPGRMRLFEWLKRRKQCGFECGICARECMTQAIHRNGAINPNECHYCLHCQVNYLDKTVCPPLVARRIHRGKRGGPSAAGNTPHP